GACGATGCCGGGGTCGGCGAGCACGGCGGTCAGCGCCTCGGAGAGCCTGCCCACGATTCTCGGGTCGGTCCCGGCCGGGACCGAGACCCAGGTCGAGCCGACACTGACGGCGTCCGGGTAACCGGCCTCGAGCACCGTCGGCGCGTCGGGCAGCGCGGCCAGCCGCGCCGTGCCGGTGGTGCCGAGCACCTTGACCTTGCCGGTGTCGATCAGCGGCCTGAGCACGGCGAGGTAATCGAAGGAGACGTCCAGGATGCCCGACATCATGTCGGTCATCTGGCTCGAGCCCGACTTGTAGGGCACGTGGGTCAGCTTGATGCCGGCGGCCGCCTGGAACATCTCGCCGGCAAGGTGCTGGGCGGTGCCGGGGCCGGGGGAGCCGAAATTGACCTTGCCCGGGTTAGCCTTCGCGTAGGCGACGAACTCAGCAAGCGTGCTGTAGGGCGCTGCTGCGGTCGCGACGAGGATCTGGTTCGCCGAGCTCACTCCGCGGATATGGACGTAGCTCTTGAGCGGGTCGTAGTTGAGCTTCGCCATCCCCAGGTTCGGCTGGATCGTCATCGGTCCGCCGGAGGCGTAGAGCACGGTGTAGCCGTCGGGCTGGGCCCGGGCAACGAACTCCGTCCCGATGGTCCCGCCAGCGCCGGGTCGGTTCTCCACCACCACGGGCTGCCCAAGCCGCGTCCGCAGCAGCTCCGCGATCTTGCGCGGGACGAGGTCGGTGACGCCGCCGGCCCCGAACGGGACCACCCAGGTGATCGCGCGGTTCGGCCAGGATTCCGCGGCGGTCTGGGCCCCCGCGGCGCCCGTCTGGAGCGCCAGCGTCGTCGCGGCGACGAGAAACAGGAGCGCGACCGTGTTCTTGTTCACCTGCCGCGAGGACTGATGATAGCCGCGCCGCTGCGACAGGACGAAGAGCCCGAATTCCATGGATGCAGTCCTCCCCGT
This is a stretch of genomic DNA from Bradyrhizobium sp. CB2312. It encodes these proteins:
- a CDS encoding tripartite tricarboxylate transporter substrate binding protein codes for the protein MEFGLFVLSQRRGYHQSSRQVNKNTVALLFLVAATTLALQTGAAGAQTAAESWPNRAITWVVPFGAGGVTDLVPRKIAELLRTRLGQPVVVENRPGAGGTIGTEFVARAQPDGYTVLYASGGPMTIQPNLGMAKLNYDPLKSYVHIRGVSSANQILVATAAAPYSTLAEFVAYAKANPGKVNFGSPGPGTAQHLAGEMFQAAAGIKLTHVPYKSGSSQMTDMMSGILDVSFDYLAVLRPLIDTGKVKVLGTTGTARLAALPDAPTVLEAGYPDAVSVGSTWVSVPAGTDPRIVGRLSEALTAVLADPGIVADLATNGQVSIADKGPAEMGPFIVEETARYKRVIESAGIAAH